The following proteins are encoded in a genomic region of Papaver somniferum cultivar HN1 unplaced genomic scaffold, ASM357369v1 unplaced-scaffold_10, whole genome shotgun sequence:
- the LOC113326958 gene encoding auxin-binding protein ABP19a-like, whose translation MMKTLSSVFLVSLLFSYCSAADFCVGDIKSAPTPSGYPCKPAAKVTVDDFVFSGLGVAGNTTSIINAAVTPAFVEQFPGLNGLGISMARLDLAPNGVIPMHTHPAANEVLVVVQGSIVGGFVSSASKVYLKTLKKGDTMIFPKGLLHFQINARGINSIALVSFSDPEPGLQITDFAFFANDLPTDLVAKTTFLDPKTIKALKGVLGGTN comes from the coding sequence atgatgaaaacacttTCTTCTGTCTTCCTAgtctctcttctcttctcctaCTGCTCGGCCGCAGATTTCTGCGTCGGTGACATAAAATCGGCTCCAACTCCTTCCGGATACCCTTGCAAGCCTGCTGCTAAAGTAACTGTCGATGATTTCGTGTTTTCTGGCCTTGGTGTTGCCGGAAACACGACGAGTATCATTAATGCTGCAGTCACACCGGCATTTGTTGAACAATTCCCAGGTTTAAACGGGTTAGGGATATCCATGGCTAGGTTGGACTTAGCCCCTAATGGTGTTATTCCAATGCACACTCACCCTGCTGCAAACGAGGTTTTGGTAGTCGTACAAGGTTCGATTGTTGGTGGTTTTGTTTCATCTGCTAGCAAAGTTTACCTGAAAACACTTAAGAAGGGAGATACAATGATTTTCCCTAAGGGTTTGTTGCATTTCCAAATTAATGCTAGAGGTATTAACTCAATAGCTCTTGTGAGTTTCAGTGACCCAGAGCCAGGTCTTCAAATTACTGATTTCGCATTCTTTGCTAATGACTTGCCTACCGATTTGGTCGCAAAAACTACTTTCCTTGATCCGAA
- the LOC113326615 gene encoding salutaridinol 7-O-acetyltransferase-like, which translates to MKVQVISKELIKPSTPTPPRLRNFKLSLLDQLLPPFYVPIIIFYPANDDHESNNNDQCIKANILKKSLSETLTRFYPIAGRIRDKILVECNDEGVHYIEAKVNAVMSDFMSLDVIHQLHPSYITLDDLAEEAQLAVQVTMFDCGGIALSICSSHKIIDGCTSTTFLNSWAATARAPSNPEIVYPTFDAAAIFPAQPSGVQVSTLESDDRLQGENVVTKRFLFSASKITALRARIAESRSSNILSKYPSRSEAVSALVWKSFMETSRVKVTREHTFSAEASTKPIVRSIANFVVNLRTRLNPPLPNVSFGNIIMDATAESLIIDNGENTLGFVETLDGLISQLRLGVTKMDDEYVRKLREDDVEFLKSLDEASHPSNGEGDGNGERV; encoded by the coding sequence atGAAGGTCCAAGTAATATCAAAAGAGCTCATTAAACCTTCAACACCAACACCGCCACGTCTTAGAAATTTCAAGCTTTCACTTCTTGATCAACTTCTTCCACCATTCTACGTCCCCATTATTATATTCTACCCAGCTAATGATGATCATGAATCGAATAATAATGATCAATGTATTAAAGCAAATATACTCAAGAAATCTTTATCCGAAACCCTAACACGATTCTACCCAATTGCGGGTAGAATAAGAGATAAGATCTTAGTTGAGTGTAATGACGAAGGCGTACACTATATCGAAGCAAAAGTTAATGCTGTAATGTCTGATTTTATGAGTCTGGACGTAATTCATCAACTTCACCCGTCATACATTACGTTAGATGATTTAGCTGAAGAAGCACAATTAGCAGTTCAAGTCACTATGTTTGATTGTGGTGGAATAGCTCTTAGTATATGTTCATCGCACAAGATAATTGATGGATGTACATCGACAACATTTTTAAACAGCTGGGCAGCCACTGCTCGTGCACCATCCAACCCAGAAATTGTGTATCCAACTTTTGATGCAGCCGCTATCTTCCCGGCTCAACCTTCAGGAGTCCAAGTATCAACGCTTGAGTCGGATGATCGCCTCCAAGGAGAAAACGTCGTTACTAAAAGGTTTCTATTTAGTGCTTCTAAGATCACTGCCCTTCGTGCACGGATTGCTGAGTCAAGAAGTAGTAACATTTTGTCAAAATATCCAAGTCGTTCTGAAGCGGTATCGGCTTTGGTATGGAAGTCGTTCATGGAGACAAGTAGAGTGAAAGTAACCCGTGAACACACCTTCTCAGCAGAAGCATCAACAAAACCCATCGTAAGATCTATAGCCAACTTTGTTGTAAATTTGCGGACAAGATTAAATCCACCGTTGCCTAATGTATCATTCGGCAACATTATCATGGATGCAACAGCTGAGTCGTTGATAATTGACAACGGCGAGAATACTCTGGGATTTGTCGAAACACTAGATGGTCTGATAAGCCAGCTGAGATTGGGGGTAACTAAGATGGACGATGAATACGTACGTAAACTACGAGAAGATGATGTTGAGTTCTTAAAATCACTTGATGAAGCCTCTCATCCTTCAAATGGAGAAGGTGATGGAAATGGGgagagggtttag
- the LOC113326546 gene encoding F-box/LRR-repeat protein 15-like: MRFCCCFGFNSKSVGEKMSNSERDSDNNSDSESEEEEEEEESDYEQQLARERSVERQWIRDLEDRARRERDLVSAGALESMRYRISGGPRSYDRFAASSSASSSSGGGGGAGVNRGSIDADNSTGGAERERVDIERDSHFKRAKVNTSSLECRYAIGDASTSAGGAHGSLAYPSQSNYFYMNVISENVGARNLVDSVNGENDGEEPIAEEFLVRMDLTDDLLHMVFSFLDHTNLCRAAGVCRQWRSASGHEDFWKHLNFEDRSITEPQFADMCRRYPKAIEVNLYGTPSINSLALTAMASLRKLETLILGKGQLGDAFFQSLDNCISLRTLSINDAALGNGVQEIPVNNEKLRHLQIIKCRVLRISVRCPHLETLSLKRTNMAHGMLNCPQLQELDIGSCHKLSDAGIRAAVTSCPLLTSLDMSNCSCVSDETLREIAQACANLHVLNASYCPNISLESVRMPMLTVLKLVNCEGITSASMTAIAFSSLLEVLELDNCGLLTAVSLYLPHLHTIRLVHCRKFADLSLQTPLLSSITISNCAALHRINITSNSLQKLVLQKQESLKTLVLKCNCLQEVDLTDCEALTNSVCEVFSDEGGCPVLKSLILDNCESLTAVKLSSTSLVSLSLVGCRGMTSLELKCPYLEQVHLDGCDHLERASFCPVGLRSLNLGICPKLEALDIAAPLMVLLELKGCGVLSEASIHCPRLITLDASFCGQLKDDCLSATTAACPLIQTMILMSCQTIGPDGLSSLRWLSHLTFLDLSYTFLLNLQPVFDSCLQLKVLKLQACKYLEDSSLEALYKDGALPSLRELDLSYGSICQSAIEELLSCCTHLTHISVNGCNNMHDLNWGSSCGGPLSELSRANFPSFAENERPTEEPDRLLQNLNCVGCSNIKKVVIPEIARCFHLSSLNLSLSSNLKEVDVACFNLSFLNLSNCLSLEILKLQCPRLTSLFLQSCSISEEAVEAAVSHCNVLETLDVRFCPKIHPERMTQIRLVCPSLKRIFSSLPAPP; the protein is encoded by the exons atgagattttgttgttgttttggtttTAATTCGAAGAGTGTAGGAGAAAAGATGAGTAATTCCGAGAGAGATTCAGATAATAATTCTGATTCAGAGAgtgaggaggaagaggaggaggaggagtctGATTATGAACAGCAATTAGCGAGAGAACGTTCTGTTGAGAGACAATGGATTAGGGATTTGGAGGATAGAGCTAGAAGAGAACGAGATTTGGTTTCTGCAGGGGCTTTAGAATCAATGAGATACAGAATTTCTGGTGGTCCGAGGAGTTACGATCGCTTTGCGGCGTCGTCATCAGCGTCTTcttctagtggtggtggtggtggtgctggtgttAATAGAGGTTCGATTGATGCGGATAATTCTACAGGAGGTGCCGAGAGAGAACGAGTTGATATCGAACGGGATTCTCATTTCAAAAGGGCTAAAGTGAATACTAGTTCTCT GGAGTGTCGGTATGCTATTGGGGATGCTTCAACATCGGCTGGTGGAGCTCATGGGTCTCTTGCGTATCCATCTCAAAGCAATTATTTCTATATGAATGTGATATCGGAAAATGTTGGTGCTCGGAACCTTGTTGATTCTGTAAATGGGGAGAATGACGGTGAGGAACCAATAGCAGAGGAATTTCTTGTTAGGATGGACCTTACGGATGACTTGTTGCACATG GTGTTCTCTTTCTTGGATCATACTAATCTCTGTCGAGCTGCTGGAGTGTGTCGACAATGGCGGTCGGCTAGTGGACATGAGGATTTCTGGaagcatttgaattttgaagacaGGAGTATAACTGAGCCGCAGT TTGCGGATATGTGTCGCCGTTATCCAAAAGCCATTGAAGTGAATCTCTATGGTACTCCTTCAATTAACTCTCTTGCCTTGACAGCGATGGCTTCTCTCAG AAAACTCGAGACGTTGATATTGGGTAAAGGACAGCTGGGCGATGCTTTTTTCCAATCCTTGGATAACTGTATTTCTTTGAGAACCTTGAGTATTAATGACGCTGCTCTTGGCAATGGTGTCCAAGAGATACCTGTGAACAATGAGAAATTGCGACATCTTCAAATTATAAAGTGTCGCGTGCTTCGTATTTCTGTTAG GTGCCCCCACCTCGAGACCTTGTCGCTGAAACGTACAAACATGGCACATGGGATGCTTAATTGCCCTCAGTTACAAGAACTAGATATAGGCTCTTGCCACAAGCTTTCTGATGCTGGAATACGTGCAGCAGTTACATCATGTCCTCTGCTGACATCCTTGGATATGTCAAACTGTTCATGTGTTAGTGACGAAACTCTTCGTGAAATTGCGCAAGCTTGTGCCAATCTTCATGTTCTCAATGCATCCTACTGCCCAAACATCTCTCTCGAG TCTGTAAGAATGCCAATGTTGACCGTACTTAAGCTTGTCAATTGTGAGGGGATAACTTCGGCTTCGATGACTGCCATAGCTTTTAGTTCTCTGCTGGAGGTGTTGGAACTTGATAATTGTGGATTATTGACAGCAGTGTCATTATACCTACCTCACTTGCATACTATCAGACTAGTGCATTGCCGGAA ATTTGctgatttgagtttacaaacaccTCTGCtttcatctattaccatttctaATTGCGCCGCTCTTCATCGCATAAACATTACGTCAAACTCACTTCAG AAGTTGGTGCTGCAAAAGCAGGAAAGCCTGAAAACTCTGGTGTTGAAATGCAATTGTTTGCAAGAAGTGGACCTTACTGATTGCGAAGCTTTGACGAATTCTGTTTGTGAAGTTTTTAGTGATGAGGGTGGTTGCCCGGTGCTCAAGTCACTGATCCTCGACAACTGCGAG AGTCTAACTGCAGTAAAATTGAGCAGTACTTCTCTAGTTTCCCTTTCTCTTGTTGGTTGCCGAGGCATGACCTCTCTTGAACTCAAATGCCCTTACCTTGAACAAGTTCATTTAGATGGCTGTGATCATCTTGAGCGAGCATCATTTTGCCCT GTTGGTCTCCGGTCTCTTAATTTAGGCATATGCCCTAAATTAGAGGCACTTGACATTGCAGCACCTCTTATGGTGTTGTTAGAATTGAAGGGATGTGGTGTTTTATCCGAAGCATCCATTCATTGTCCCCGTCTGATAACTTTAGATGCTTCTTTTTGTGG CCAACTTAAAGATGATTGCTTGTCTGCCACAACTGCTGCATGCCCTCTTATCCAGACAATGATTTTGATGTCCTGCCAAACAATTGGTCCTGATGGCCTCTCTTCTTTGCGTTGGCTATCACATTTGACGTTCCTTGATTTATCCTATACTTTCTTGTTGAACTTGCAACCTGTTTTCGATTCCTGCTTGCAATTGAAG GTATTGAAGTTGCAGGCTTGCAAGTATTTAGAAGACTCCTCTTTAGAGGCTCTTTATAAAGATGGTGCTCTTCCATCCCTCAGAGAGTTGGACCTCTCATATGGTAGTATCTGCCAGTCTGCCATAGAGGAGCTTCTTTCTTGCTGTACACATCTCACTCATATTAGCGTGAACGGTTGCAACAATATGCATGACCTTAATTGGGGCTCTTCATGTGGTGGCCCTCTTTCTGAATTATCAAGAGCCAATTTCCCATCATTTGCGGAGAATGAGCGACCTACTGAAGAGCCTGACCGTTTATTACAGAATCTCAACTGTGTTGGTTGCTCCAATATCAAGAAAGTAGTTATTCCTGAAATTGCACGATGTTTTCATTTGTCATCTCTAAATCTTTCTCTGTCTTCAAATCTCAAGGAAGTTGATGTTGCTTGTTTCAACCTGAGCTTTCTCAATTTAAG CAATTGTTTATCCCTAGAAATCCTTAAGCTCCAATGTCCCAGATTGACAAGCCTATTCCTTCAG TCTTGCAGCATTTCTGAAGAAGCAGTTGAAGCTGCAGTTTCACACTGCAACGTGCTGGAAACTTTGGATGTCCGCTTCTGTCCGAAG ATTCACCCAGAGCGCATGACGCAGATCCGATTGGTATGTCCAAGTCTGAAGCGTATCTTTAGTAGTCTCCCAGCTCCTCCATGA
- the LOC113326898 gene encoding auxin-binding protein ABP19a-like, with translation MKMFYFLFLSSLLFSYCSAADFCVGDIKSALTPSGYPCKPAAKVTVDDFVFSGLGVAGNTSNIISAAVTPGFVEQFPGLNGLGISLARLDIAAGGVIPMHTHPGANEVLVVLSGTICAGFVSSGANKVYLKTLTKGQSMIFPQGLLHFQLNAAKSSAVALVSFSDPEPGLQITDFALFANDLPTDLVAKTTFLDAKTIKTLKGVLGGTN, from the coding sequence ATGAAGATGTTTTATTTCCTTTTCCTATCTTCTCTCCTTTTCTCCTACTGCTCGGCTGCAGATTTCTGCGTCGGTGACATCAAATCAGCTTTAACTCCTTCTGGATACCCTTGCAAGCCTGCTGCTAAAGTAACTGTCGATGATTTCGTGTTCTCTGGCCTTGGTGTTGCTGGTAACACCTCTAACATCATCAGTGCTGCAGTCACTCCAGGATTCGTTGAGCAATTCCCTGGCTTAAACGGATTGGGGATATCCTTGGCTAGATTAGACATTGCCGCTGGTGGTGTCATTCCAATGCACACTCACCCTGGTGCAAATGAAGTTTTGGTAGTTTTGTCAGGCACAATCTGTGCTGGTTTTGTTTCATCTGGGGCAAACAAGGTTTACCTAAAAACACTTACAAAGGGACAGTCTATGATTTTCCCACAGGGTTTATTGCATTTCCAACTGAACGCTGCTAAAAGCTCCGCCGTAGCTCTTGTGAGTTTCAGTGACCCCGAGCCAGGTCTTCAGATTACTGATTTTGCATTGTTTGCTAATGACTTGCCTACCGATTTGGTCGCCAAAACTACTTTCCTTGATGCAAAGACAATTAAGACACTCAAGGGTGTTCTTGGTGGTACCAATTAA